The proteins below come from a single Stutzerimonas stutzeri RCH2 genomic window:
- the leuA gene encoding 2-isopropylmalate synthase translates to MTMLKNPSKKYRAFPAIDIPDRTWPSKTITQAPIWLSSDLRDGNQSLIEPMDAAKKMRFFKTLVQVGIKEIEVGFPSASQTDFDFVRELIEGGHIPDDVTIQVLTQAREDLITRTFESLKGAKQAIVHYYNATAPSFRRIVFNQDKAGVVNIAVNAAQIIKRLAAQNPETAWRFEYSPEIFSSTEPEFAVEVCNAVIEVFQPTPEQKLILNLPATVEAATPNIYADQIEWFCRHVDRRDSVLVSLHTHNDRGTGVAATELGLMAGADRVEGCLFGNGERTGNVDLVTVALNMYTQGIDPQLDFSDIDAVRKVVEECNQLPVHPRHPYVGDLVHTAFSGSHQDAIRKGFSQQDPDSIWEVPYLPIDPADIGRSYEAVIRVNSQSGKGGITFLLEQEYGISLPRRMQIEFSQVVQKETDRLGLEMSAKQIYALLEAEYLQATAPYTLKGHRLQEENGTSAVDVEVAADGEVVHWRGIGKGPLEALVAALPVKLEIMDYHEHSIGAGSNAKAAAYIEVRLDGERPLHGIGIDENITTASIRALFSAMNRALREAQDKAA, encoded by the coding sequence ATGACCATGCTCAAGAACCCGTCGAAAAAATATCGCGCCTTCCCGGCCATCGACATTCCGGATCGCACCTGGCCGTCGAAGACGATCACCCAGGCACCGATCTGGCTGAGTTCGGATCTGCGCGATGGCAACCAGTCGCTGATCGAGCCGATGGATGCAGCGAAGAAGATGCGTTTCTTCAAGACGCTGGTTCAGGTCGGCATCAAGGAAATCGAGGTCGGCTTCCCCTCTGCTTCGCAGACCGATTTCGACTTCGTCCGGGAGCTGATCGAAGGCGGCCACATCCCCGACGACGTCACCATCCAGGTGCTGACCCAGGCGCGCGAGGATCTGATCACCCGCACCTTCGAATCGCTGAAGGGCGCCAAGCAGGCCATCGTCCACTACTACAACGCCACCGCGCCAAGCTTCCGCCGCATCGTTTTCAATCAGGACAAGGCCGGCGTGGTGAACATCGCGGTCAATGCAGCGCAGATCATCAAGCGCCTGGCCGCACAGAACCCGGAAACCGCCTGGCGTTTCGAGTACTCGCCGGAGATCTTCAGCTCCACCGAGCCGGAATTCGCTGTCGAGGTGTGCAATGCCGTGATCGAGGTGTTCCAGCCAACGCCGGAACAGAAGCTGATCCTCAACCTGCCAGCCACGGTCGAAGCCGCCACACCCAATATCTACGCCGACCAGATCGAGTGGTTCTGCCGTCACGTCGACCGGCGCGACAGCGTACTGGTCAGCCTGCACACCCATAACGACCGCGGCACCGGCGTGGCCGCCACCGAACTGGGCCTGATGGCCGGCGCCGATCGCGTCGAAGGCTGCCTGTTCGGCAATGGCGAGCGCACCGGCAACGTCGACCTGGTGACCGTGGCACTGAACATGTACACCCAGGGCATCGACCCGCAACTGGACTTCTCCGACATCGACGCGGTGCGCAAGGTGGTCGAGGAATGCAATCAGCTGCCGGTGCATCCGCGCCACCCTTACGTGGGCGACCTGGTGCACACCGCATTCTCCGGCTCGCACCAGGATGCGATTCGCAAGGGTTTCAGCCAGCAGGACCCGGACAGCATCTGGGAAGTGCCTTATCTGCCGATCGACCCGGCCGACATCGGCCGCAGCTACGAGGCGGTGATTCGCGTCAACAGCCAGTCCGGCAAGGGCGGCATCACCTTCCTGCTCGAGCAGGAATATGGCATCAGCCTGCCGCGCCGCATGCAGATCGAGTTCAGCCAGGTGGTGCAGAAGGAAACCGACCGCCTCGGCCTGGAGATGAGTGCCAAGCAGATCTACGCGCTGCTGGAAGCCGAGTACCTGCAGGCAACCGCGCCCTATACGCTCAAAGGTCATCGCCTGCAGGAAGAGAACGGCACCAGCGCGGTGGACGTGGAAGTGGCCGCTGATGGCGAAGTCGTCCACTGGCGCGGCATCGGCAAAGGCCCGCTGGAGGCCTTGGTCGCTGCGCTGCCGGTCAAGCTGGAGATCATGGATTACCACGAGCACTCCATCGGTGCCGGCAGCAACGCCAAGGCCGCAGCCTATATCGAGGTGCGTCTGGACGGTGAGCGGCCGCTGCACGGTATCGGCATCGACGAGAACATCACCACTGCCAGCATCCGCGCCCTGTTCAGCGCCATGAACCGCGCCCTGCGCGAGGCCCAGGACAAGGCAGCCTGA
- a CDS encoding DUF2946 domain-containing protein — protein MSIWLGLFAMLMIHVGPLYSAVQAAQAAQLSEHHHHAEHEPSAHGHHGQARAGEPAWLAALDLCGYCELLTVNPPLSLSVQLVLPHHEPGYFQPLPEQPLPPALRRSSGHPRAPPLLPC, from the coding sequence TTGAGTATCTGGCTTGGCCTGTTCGCCATGCTGATGATTCATGTCGGCCCGTTGTACTCTGCGGTTCAAGCCGCTCAGGCCGCCCAGCTCAGCGAGCACCATCACCATGCCGAACATGAGCCCTCCGCTCACGGCCACCATGGCCAGGCACGCGCGGGGGAGCCGGCCTGGCTCGCGGCGCTGGACCTCTGCGGTTACTGCGAGCTGCTGACGGTCAATCCACCGCTCAGTCTTTCCGTCCAACTGGTTCTGCCTCACCACGAACCGGGTTATTTCCAGCCCCTTCCCGAACAGCCGCTGCCGCCTGCGCTGCGTCGCAGCAGTGGCCATCCCCGTGCCCCTCCGCTTCTGCCCTGCTGA
- a CDS encoding TonB-dependent copper receptor, with the protein MSSITHGCTARVRLSERFSIQPSRLRWQFAHAALLGMLASGVLAADADHSGHAEHADAVELAPMVITGVGQQSPLTVVTDPKIPRQPMPASDGADYLKTIPGFSAVRNGGVNGDPVFRGMFGSRLKLLSNGGEMLGACPNRMDSPSSYISPDTFDKLTVIKGPQTVLWGPGASAATVLFEREPEQFSEPDYRINGSLLTASNGRFDRNLDAAAGNSQGYARLMANSSQADDYADGNGDTVPSRYDKWNTDVALGWTPDEDTLIELTAGRGDGYARYAGRGMDGSQFQRESLGLRFEKSNIGETFYGLEAQVYYNYADHIMDNYSLRDFVPTSMMKVPTLSRVDRRTLGGRLVGTWQWTDVELKAGVDAQRSEHRKVMNPNLHVNQMVAAAGSDALPWVPDAMLHSYGVFGELTWQLSEREKLISGLRLDLHEATDERDYFNSHHPTLKNGMGMPVSQDWDNPTAGETRRDTLYSGFVRYEEELTSVPATWYAGLGHAQRFPDYWELFVSNPGPVGTVQSFDSVRPEKTTQLDVGLQYAKGPLEAWVSAYAGVVEDYILFSYVPGVMPGMLRAEVSNIDATIAGAEMGASYRFTSNWKGDASLAYAWGKNRSDDRAMPQIPPLEGRLGLTYERDNWSTSGLWRVVAAQSRVAENQGTVVGKDFDESAGFGVLAVNGAYRLNKNFKLSAGVDNLLDKAYSEHLNLAGSAGFADYGLEPTSRVNEPGRTYWARVDMSF; encoded by the coding sequence ATGTCCAGCATTACTCATGGCTGTACGGCGCGCGTGCGCCTGTCTGAGCGTTTTTCGATTCAACCGTCCCGCCTGCGTTGGCAGTTCGCCCATGCCGCGTTGCTGGGGATGCTCGCCAGCGGTGTGCTGGCGGCCGACGCCGATCACTCCGGTCACGCCGAGCATGCTGACGCGGTCGAGCTGGCGCCGATGGTTATTACCGGCGTCGGCCAGCAATCCCCGCTGACGGTCGTCACCGACCCGAAGATCCCACGCCAGCCGATGCCGGCCAGCGATGGCGCCGACTACCTGAAGACCATTCCCGGTTTTTCGGCGGTACGTAACGGCGGGGTGAACGGCGATCCGGTGTTCCGCGGCATGTTCGGCTCGCGGCTGAAGCTGCTCTCCAATGGCGGTGAAATGCTCGGCGCGTGCCCCAACCGCATGGATTCGCCCAGCTCGTACATCAGCCCGGACACCTTCGACAAGCTGACCGTCATCAAGGGCCCGCAAACAGTGCTCTGGGGGCCAGGAGCGTCGGCCGCCACGGTGCTCTTCGAACGCGAGCCGGAGCAGTTCAGCGAGCCGGATTACCGCATCAACGGCAGTCTGCTGACCGCCTCCAACGGTCGCTTCGACCGCAACCTGGATGCCGCCGCGGGCAACAGCCAGGGCTATGCCCGGCTGATGGCCAACAGCTCCCAGGCCGATGATTACGCCGATGGCAACGGTGATACCGTGCCGTCGCGTTACGACAAGTGGAATACCGATGTGGCACTGGGCTGGACGCCGGATGAAGACACGCTGATCGAGCTGACCGCCGGGCGCGGCGATGGCTACGCACGCTATGCCGGGCGCGGCATGGATGGCAGCCAGTTCCAGCGCGAAAGCCTGGGGCTGCGCTTCGAGAAGAGCAATATCGGCGAGACGTTCTATGGGTTGGAGGCGCAGGTCTACTACAACTACGCCGACCACATCATGGACAACTACAGTCTGCGTGACTTCGTGCCGACCTCGATGATGAAGGTGCCGACACTGTCGCGGGTCGATCGCCGTACCCTCGGCGGCCGGCTGGTCGGTACCTGGCAATGGACCGACGTCGAACTCAAGGCCGGTGTCGATGCACAGCGCAGCGAACACCGCAAGGTGATGAACCCGAATCTGCACGTGAACCAGATGGTCGCCGCGGCTGGCAGCGATGCATTGCCCTGGGTGCCGGACGCGATGCTGCACAGCTACGGCGTCTTCGGCGAGCTGACCTGGCAGCTCAGCGAACGCGAGAAGCTGATCAGCGGTCTGCGTCTGGATCTGCATGAGGCGACCGATGAGCGCGACTACTTCAACAGCCACCATCCGACGCTCAAGAACGGGATGGGTATGCCCGTCAGTCAGGATTGGGACAACCCCACCGCCGGCGAAACCCGCCGCGATACGCTCTACAGCGGCTTCGTGCGCTACGAGGAAGAGCTGACCAGTGTGCCTGCCACCTGGTACGCCGGCCTCGGTCATGCGCAGCGCTTCCCTGACTACTGGGAGCTATTCGTCTCCAACCCCGGTCCGGTCGGCACGGTGCAGTCGTTCGATTCGGTACGGCCGGAGAAGACCACCCAGCTGGACGTCGGCTTGCAGTACGCGAAAGGACCGCTGGAAGCCTGGGTTTCAGCTTATGCCGGCGTGGTCGAGGACTACATCCTGTTCAGCTACGTGCCAGGCGTGATGCCCGGCATGCTGCGCGCCGAAGTCAGCAATATCGACGCGACCATTGCCGGCGCTGAAATGGGTGCGAGCTATCGTTTCACCAGTAACTGGAAGGGTGACGCGAGCCTGGCTTACGCCTGGGGCAAAAACCGCAGCGATGACCGCGCCATGCCGCAGATTCCGCCATTGGAAGGGCGTCTTGGGTTGACCTATGAGCGCGACAACTGGAGCACCAGTGGCTTATGGCGGGTCGTCGCTGCGCAGAGCCGCGTTGCCGAGAACCAGGGCACCGTGGTCGGCAAGGACTTCGACGAGAGCGCCGGCTTCGGCGTGCTGGCGGTCAATGGCGCCTACCGGCTGAACAAGAACTTCAAGCTCAGTGCGGGCGTCGACAACCTGCTGGACAAGGCCTACAGCGAGCACCTCAATCTCGCCGGCAGTGCGGGCTTCGCCGATTACGGACTGGAACCCACCAGTCGGGTCAACGAGCCGGGCCGCACCTATTGGGCGCGAGTCGACATGAGCTTCTGA
- a CDS encoding mechanosensitive ion channel family protein, producing MSDDLAGWLDWLRAHAELQTLLASATLIFAAWLSNWVVKRILVRGLYRLLQHTRENKLQDFGVIKRLSNIVPALVLSIGVTTVPGLPEAAVTVVQNVCGGFIVLTIALALGAVLDIVNLIYQRRPDSRLHPIKGYLQVVKIVVYAIATILIIATLIDRSPLILLSGLGAMAAVLMLIFQDTLLSLVASVQITSNDLIRVGDWVEMPQLNADGDVIDIALHTVKIQNWDKTITSIPTKRFISDSFKNWRGMQESGGRRIKRSLYLDQQSVHFLSREECERLHRFNLLDEYLTEKTREIEAWNAKLEERGKEPVNTRRITNIGSFRAYVERYLRSHGGIHQNMTLIVRQLSPTADGLPLEIYCFTNTVAWTQYEAIQSDIFDHLLAILPEFGLRVFQHPSGADIRNWGESLMPRGAAVLAAREEHSTEDDGEDLPGASQQR from the coding sequence ATGTCTGACGATCTGGCCGGCTGGCTGGACTGGCTCAGAGCCCACGCCGAACTGCAAACGCTGCTCGCCAGCGCCACGCTGATCTTCGCCGCCTGGCTGTCCAACTGGGTCGTCAAACGCATTCTGGTGCGCGGCCTTTACCGCCTGCTGCAACACACCCGAGAGAACAAGCTGCAGGATTTCGGCGTCATCAAGCGGCTGTCGAACATCGTCCCGGCACTGGTGCTGTCCATCGGCGTGACGACCGTGCCGGGCCTGCCGGAAGCCGCGGTCACGGTGGTACAGAACGTCTGCGGCGGCTTCATCGTGCTGACCATCGCGCTGGCCCTGGGCGCCGTGCTGGACATCGTCAACCTCATCTACCAGCGCCGTCCGGATTCCCGCCTGCACCCGATCAAGGGTTATCTGCAGGTGGTGAAGATCGTCGTCTACGCCATCGCGACGATTCTGATCATCGCCACGCTGATCGATCGTTCGCCGTTGATCCTGCTGTCCGGCCTTGGTGCCATGGCGGCGGTGCTGATGCTGATTTTTCAGGACACCCTGCTCTCGCTGGTGGCCAGCGTGCAGATCACCTCCAATGACCTGATCCGCGTCGGCGACTGGGTGGAAATGCCGCAGCTCAATGCCGACGGCGACGTGATCGATATCGCCCTGCATACCGTCAAGATTCAGAACTGGGACAAGACGATCACCAGCATCCCGACCAAGCGCTTCATTTCCGACTCGTTCAAGAACTGGCGCGGCATGCAGGAAAGCGGCGGCCGGCGCATCAAGCGCAGCCTGTATCTGGATCAGCAGAGCGTGCATTTTCTCAGCCGTGAAGAATGCGAGCGTCTGCATCGCTTCAATCTGCTGGACGAGTACCTGACCGAGAAAACCAGGGAAATAGAGGCATGGAATGCCAAGCTCGAAGAGCGTGGCAAGGAGCCGGTGAATACCCGACGCATCACCAATATCGGCAGCTTTCGTGCGTATGTGGAGCGCTACCTGCGCAGCCACGGCGGCATTCATCAGAACATGACGTTGATCGTGCGCCAGCTGAGCCCCACCGCCGACGGCCTGCCGCTGGAGATCTACTGTTTCACCAATACGGTGGCGTGGACGCAGTACGAGGCGATCCAGTCGGACATCTTCGATCACTTGCTGGCGATCCTGCCGGAATTCGGCTTGCGCGTGTTCCAGCATCCTAGCGGTGCAGACATCCGCAACTGGGGCGAGTCGCTGATGCCCCGCGGCGCAGCAGTACTGGCGGCGCGTGAGGAACATTCGACCGAAGATGATGGCGAGGACTTGCCGGGCGCATCCCAGCAAAGATAG
- a CDS encoding hydrolase — MRIKATDSTLLIIDIQERLFPVILESEAMAEHTAWLQQVAQRVGVPVLLTEQYSKGLGRTIAALRDGVDEAAILEKLHFSAASDGELFQRPGGERRQFVVCGCETHVCVLQTVLDLLARGNEVFVVEEGVGSRRASDKALALARMRQAGAVIVSREMVAFEWMERAGTELFKSIGREFIR; from the coding sequence ATGCGCATCAAAGCGACGGACTCCACCCTGCTGATCATCGACATCCAGGAACGCCTGTTCCCGGTAATCCTCGAAAGTGAAGCCATGGCCGAGCACACTGCCTGGCTGCAGCAGGTAGCACAGCGCGTAGGCGTGCCGGTGCTGCTGACCGAGCAGTACAGCAAGGGGCTGGGCAGGACGATCGCCGCCCTGCGTGACGGCGTCGACGAAGCCGCCATTCTGGAGAAGCTGCACTTTTCCGCGGCAAGCGACGGCGAGCTGTTCCAGCGCCCGGGTGGCGAACGCCGGCAGTTCGTCGTCTGCGGCTGCGAAACTCACGTGTGCGTGCTGCAGACGGTGCTCGACCTGCTCGCCCGCGGTAACGAGGTCTTCGTTGTCGAAGAAGGCGTCGGCTCGCGGCGGGCCAGCGACAAGGCGCTCGCGCTGGCGCGCATGCGCCAAGCCGGTGCGGTGATCGTCTCGCGGGAGATGGTTGCCTTCGAATGGATGGAACGCGCCGGCACCGAGCTGTTCAAGAGCATCGGCCGCGAATTCATCCGCTGA
- a CDS encoding M23 family metallopeptidase, protein MPRVFALLFALAIALPAHAEGFITRLLNKPVPGGVAVIELGNGPSAPQARYQGKPTLVVREDGQRWIAIVGIPLSVKPGAQQLEIDGRTQTFQVESRDYRAQHITLNNQRQVNPNPADLKRIERELDEQNRAYRQFSANQPSNLLFDRPVAGPLSSPFGLRRFFNGEERNPHSGLDFAAKTGTPIKAPAVGKVILTGDYFFNGKTVFVDHGQGLISMFCHLSEIGVKVGEQLARGQVLGKVGATGRATGPHLHWNVSLNDARVDPAIFIGAYKP, encoded by the coding sequence ATGCCTCGTGTCTTCGCCCTGCTGTTCGCCCTCGCCATTGCCCTGCCGGCCCATGCCGAGGGATTCATCACCCGCCTGCTGAATAAACCCGTACCCGGCGGCGTTGCCGTGATCGAACTCGGCAACGGCCCGAGTGCGCCGCAGGCCCGCTACCAGGGCAAACCGACGCTGGTGGTGCGCGAGGACGGCCAGCGCTGGATCGCCATCGTCGGTATCCCGCTTTCTGTGAAGCCGGGCGCGCAGCAGTTGGAGATCGATGGCCGCACCCAGACCTTCCAGGTCGAGAGTCGCGACTATCGCGCGCAACACATCACCCTGAACAACCAGCGCCAGGTCAATCCGAACCCGGCCGACCTCAAGCGCATCGAGCGCGAACTGGACGAGCAGAACCGTGCCTATCGCCAGTTCAGCGCCAACCAGCCAAGCAATCTGCTGTTCGACCGCCCGGTGGCTGGCCCGCTGTCCTCGCCCTTCGGCCTGCGCCGTTTCTTCAATGGCGAGGAACGCAACCCGCATTCCGGCCTGGATTTCGCGGCGAAGACCGGCACGCCAATCAAGGCACCGGCAGTCGGCAAGGTGATACTCACCGGTGACTACTTCTTCAATGGCAAGACGGTATTCGTCGATCACGGCCAGGGGCTGATCAGCATGTTCTGCCATCTTTCCGAGATCGGCGTGAAGGTCGGCGAGCAACTGGCGCGGGGTCAGGTGCTGGGCAAGGTCGGCGCGACCGGGCGTGCCACGGGCCCGCACCTGCACTGGAACGTGAGCCTGAACGATGCCCGTGTCGACCCAGCCATCTTCATCGGCGCCTACAAGCCTTGA
- the xseA gene encoding exodeoxyribonuclease VII large subunit, translated as MLKDPFQRLNLDREVLTVSQLNGRARLLLEDVFAQVWVEGEISNLARPASGHIYFTLKDKNAQVRCALFRQNAARVRQALRDGLAVRVRGKVSLFEGRGDYQLILDTLEPAGDGALRLAFEALKEKLSAEGLFAAERKAALPAHPRRIGIVSSPTGAVIRDIISVFKRRAPQVELTLIPTAVQGREATGQIVRALQLADAQGFDALILARGGGSLEDLWCFNEEAVARAVDACVTPIVSAVGHETDVSIADFVADVRAPTPSAAAELLAPSSADLQHRLSGLQQRLVLRMRDRLHRDAMRLEGLTRRLRHPGERLQQQAQRIDDLEQRLLRAVDRRLCSGQERLARLETRLAAQHPGRSLNLLRQRLEHLSSRLPRAMQANLKGRRQQLQSLAQTLNVVSPLATLSRGYSILLDERGQAIRSASQTQPGQRLKARLGEGELEVRVEDNHLEPVTLPLL; from the coding sequence ATGCTCAAAGATCCCTTCCAGCGTCTGAATCTCGATCGCGAAGTCCTCACCGTCAGCCAGCTCAACGGCCGCGCCCGCCTGCTGCTCGAGGACGTGTTCGCTCAGGTCTGGGTCGAAGGCGAGATTTCCAACCTCGCCCGCCCGGCGTCCGGCCACATCTATTTCACCCTCAAGGACAAGAACGCCCAGGTGCGTTGCGCGTTGTTCCGGCAGAACGCGGCGCGGGTACGCCAGGCGCTACGCGACGGCCTGGCGGTGCGGGTGCGCGGCAAGGTCTCGCTGTTCGAGGGGCGCGGTGATTACCAGCTGATTCTCGATACGCTGGAGCCAGCCGGCGACGGCGCGTTGCGCCTGGCCTTCGAGGCACTGAAGGAAAAGCTCAGCGCCGAAGGCCTGTTCGCTGCCGAACGCAAGGCTGCTTTGCCCGCCCACCCGCGGCGCATTGGCATCGTCAGCTCGCCGACCGGCGCGGTGATCCGCGACATCATCTCGGTGTTCAAACGCCGCGCGCCGCAGGTCGAGCTGACGCTGATCCCGACCGCAGTGCAGGGCCGCGAAGCCACCGGACAGATCGTCCGCGCGCTGCAGCTAGCCGACGCTCAGGGCTTCGATGCGCTGATCCTGGCCCGCGGCGGCGGTTCGCTCGAAGACCTCTGGTGCTTCAACGAAGAAGCCGTGGCACGCGCGGTGGACGCCTGCGTCACGCCGATCGTCAGCGCGGTGGGCCACGAAACCGATGTCTCGATCGCCGATTTCGTCGCCGATGTTCGCGCGCCGACGCCATCCGCGGCCGCCGAGCTGCTGGCCCCCAGCAGCGCCGACCTGCAACACCGGCTGAGCGGGCTGCAACAGCGCCTGGTGCTGCGCATGCGCGACCGTCTGCACCGTGACGCCATGCGTCTGGAAGGCCTGACCCGCCGCCTGCGCCATCCGGGCGAACGTCTGCAGCAGCAGGCCCAGCGCATCGACGACCTCGAGCAGCGCCTGCTGCGCGCCGTCGACCGCCGCCTGTGCAGCGGCCAGGAGCGCCTGGCCCGGCTGGAAACGCGCCTGGCCGCGCAACATCCGGGGCGTTCTCTGAATCTGTTGCGCCAGCGCCTCGAACACCTCTCCTCACGACTGCCGCGGGCGATGCAGGCCAACCTGAAAGGCCGGCGCCAGCAGCTACAAAGCCTCGCCCAGACGCTCAACGTGGTCAGCCCGCTGGCCACGCTCAGTCGCGGCTACAGCATCCTGCTCGACGAGCGCGGCCAGGCGATCCGCAGCGCCAGCCAGACCCAGCCCGGGCAGCGGCTGAAGGCCCGGCTCGGCGAGGGCGAGCTCGAGGTGCGCGTGGAAGACAATCATCTGGAGCCAGTAACGCTGCCGTTGCTGTAG
- the guaB gene encoding IMP dehydrogenase, whose amino-acid sequence MLRISQEALTFDDVLLIPGYSEVLPKDVSLKTRLTREIELNIPLVSAAMDTVTEARLAIAMAQEGGIGIIHKNMSIEQQAAEVRKVKRHETAIVHDPVTVTPETKISELLRKAHELGFSGFPVVSGKELVGIVTGRDLRFTPNAGDSVAAIMTPKDKLVTVLEGTGLEEIKTELYKHRIEKMLVVDGNFHLRGLVTFRDIEKAKTYPLASKDSQGRLRVGAAVGTGADTGERVEALAAAGVDVVVVDTAHGHSRGVIDRVRWVKENFPQVQVIGGNIATAEAALDLVKAGADAVKVGIGPGSICTTRIVAGVGVPQISAIANVATALEGTGVPMIADGGIRFSGDLSKAIVAGANAVMMGSMFAGTEEAPGEIELFQGRSYKAYRGMGSLGAMSQAQGSSDRYFQDSAAGAEKLVPEGIEGRVPYKGSLAAIIHQLMGGLRASMGYTGSATVDEMRSKPQFVRITGAGMAESHVHDVQITKEAPNYRVG is encoded by the coding sequence ATGCTGCGTATCAGCCAAGAAGCCCTGACTTTCGATGATGTTCTCCTGATCCCGGGATATTCCGAGGTTTTGCCGAAGGATGTCAGCCTGAAGACCCGTCTGACCCGCGAAATCGAGCTGAACATTCCGCTGGTTTCCGCGGCCATGGACACCGTCACCGAAGCGCGCCTGGCCATTGCCATGGCTCAGGAAGGCGGCATCGGCATCATCCACAAGAACATGAGCATCGAGCAGCAGGCTGCCGAGGTGCGCAAGGTCAAGCGTCACGAGACCGCCATCGTTCACGATCCGGTCACCGTCACGCCGGAAACCAAGATCAGCGAGCTGCTGCGCAAGGCGCATGAACTGGGCTTCTCCGGCTTCCCGGTGGTTTCCGGCAAGGAGCTGGTCGGCATCGTCACCGGGCGTGACCTGCGCTTCACGCCCAATGCCGGCGACTCCGTCGCGGCGATCATGACGCCCAAGGACAAGCTGGTCACCGTGCTCGAAGGCACTGGCCTGGAAGAGATCAAGACCGAACTCTACAAGCACCGCATCGAGAAGATGCTGGTGGTGGACGGCAACTTCCACCTGCGCGGTCTGGTGACCTTCCGCGACATCGAGAAAGCCAAGACCTACCCGCTGGCCTCCAAGGACAGCCAGGGCCGTCTGCGCGTCGGCGCCGCGGTCGGTACCGGCGCCGATACCGGTGAGCGCGTCGAAGCGCTGGCCGCTGCGGGTGTCGACGTGGTGGTGGTCGACACCGCTCACGGTCATTCCCGCGGCGTGATCGACCGCGTGCGCTGGGTCAAGGAGAACTTCCCGCAGGTGCAGGTGATCGGCGGCAACATAGCCACCGCCGAAGCCGCGCTGGACCTGGTCAAGGCCGGCGCTGACGCGGTCAAGGTCGGCATCGGCCCAGGCTCGATCTGCACCACGCGCATCGTCGCCGGTGTCGGCGTACCGCAGATCTCCGCCATCGCCAACGTCGCTACCGCCCTCGAAGGCACCGGCGTGCCGATGATCGCCGACGGTGGCATCCGCTTCTCTGGAGACCTGTCCAAAGCCATCGTCGCTGGCGCCAACGCGGTGATGATGGGTTCGATGTTCGCCGGTACCGAAGAGGCGCCGGGCGAGATCGAGCTGTTCCAGGGCCGCTCCTATAAGGCCTACCGCGGCATGGGTTCGCTGGGTGCCATGTCCCAGGCACAGGGCTCCTCGGATCGCTATTTCCAGGATTCCGCCGCTGGCGCCGAGAAGCTGGTGCCGGAAGGCATCGAGGGCCGTGTGCCGTACAAGGGCTCGCTGGCAGCGATCATCCATCAGCTGATGGGCGGCCTGCGTGCTTCCATGGGCTACACCGGCAGCGCCACTGTCGACGAAATGCGCAGCAAGCCGCAGTTCGTGCGCATCACCGGCGCCGGCATGGCTGAGTCACACGTGCATGACGTGCAGATCACCAAGGAAGCGCCGAACTACCGGGTCGGCTGA